The DNA sequence caacttctttggtcgaccatggcgaagcctgttctgaggggaacctgtcctgttaaaccgatgttgggtcttggccaccatgctacagctcagtttcagggtcttggcaatcttcttatagcctaggccttctttatgtagagcaacaattttttttttccagatcctcagagagttatttgccataaggtgccatgttgaacttccagtgaccagtataagtgagagtgataacaccatatttaacacacctgctccccattcacacctgagaccttgtaacactaacgagtcacattacaccggagaaggaaaatggctaattgggcccaatttggacattttcaattagggatgtactcacttttgttgctagcagtttagaaatgaatggctgtgtgctgagttattttgaggggacagcaaatttacactgttatacaagctgtacacttactactttacattgtagcagtgtcattttttcagtgttgtcacatagtaacatataataaaatatttacaaaaatgtgttactcacttttgtgagatactgtatacgaattttcaaatcacaatagtaacgaatttcaatgaatctgaaaaaaattataacgAAATAAATTtgaaattggaaaatttgaaaataaattcaaaatagaaacatattgcaatacatacagtaaggtataaaagtaaaataagataagaataggaaaaaatagaatagattataaCAGCATAGTATAGTATAAAACAAATATAgccgtcttctgaaattcaaatcgatttgaaaaaaaatactgattatacTAACCGAATccgaatatatgaaacaaattccaaaaatgaatcattctaataTAATGAATATGACTAAACTAAATTATTAAACTTAACAAACAGATCCTAAACAAATGTTTCCgtcgtgcacatgtctactctactACTACAATACCCAACTTAGCCATGCATTCATGTTTATGCCTCACAAAGCGAGAAGAGGTAGAATGTGCAGGTAGACAGCAGCTTAAATAAAAATAGCAGAACGAGATTAATAAACCTGCCCAATCAACTATTTTGTGGGGGAATGGTTAGCCATAGGAAGTCTGTGTGATTTTTGGACATGTAGTCAGGTGATGTGATCAGCACAAAATTGCTAATCAGTTATTTCAAATTTGCCCTTTGCAGAGTCAGATTCTAAATATGTTAGCAATTTCTTTTACAAAAGTGAAGATTATTGAACTGTGAATGATATTTGAAGCACTGGACTCGTCTGAAGATAGAAAAGTCTTTGTCTTCTTTCTCTTTAGTGTGTGAGCAGTTCTTGAATGGTACAATATCACTTCTCATAGCCATAATACAAATATGGCTCTTCTCCAGTATGAAACTTCTGGTGAGAGATCAGCTTTACTTCAGTAACAAAATATCTATGGCATTTGGAGCACAAATATGAATTTTCTCCTGCTTGAACCAACTGATTAATTAGACTTGCTCTGTGCGAGAAGCCTTCGTTACATTGTGGACAAATAAAAAGCTTCTCTCTTGTATGAATCATACAATGTTTCGTGAGTGCAGAATTTGTGGTAAAGGACTTGTCGCATTCTAAACATCTaaatggcttctcccctgtatgaGTCATACAATGTTTCGTGAGTGCAGAATTTGTTGTAAAGGACttgccacattcagaacataaAAACGGTCTTAGTcccgtgtgaatcctctggtggtCTAAAAGTTCTTGCTTGCTTCTAAAAAATTTGTTACACTCAAGACACAGGTATGGTTTCTCACCTGTATGAGTCTTTTGGTGTCTCATCAAATTTGATTTGGCTTTAAAACACATTTCACATTCGGAACATGGataaggcttctcccccgtgtggacTCTTTGGTGTCGAATAAGATTTATCTTTTGCGAGAAGcacttgtcacattctgaacatctgaatggcttctcacctgtgtgagttcttagATGACAAATGAGGTGTTCTTTATATACAAAAGACTTGTCGCACTCAAAGCATGAAAATGGTTTCAGTCCTATGTGACCTGCCTCGTGTCTAATGAGCAATGTTTTACTAGAAAATCCTCTGTCACATTCAGAGCATgaaaatggcttctctcctgtgtgagtcctCTGGTGAATTGCAAGCTGTGACTTATAAGCAAAAACTCTTTCACACTCAGGGCATGGATATGTCTTGTTTTCTGTGTGACTCATCATCATGTGCTGATGAAGACCAGTGTGGAACATTTTAACACTTTATATTTAGCAAGAATTCCACTTATTATTCCAcctgtgagaaaaaaaagaaatataaatatttaataGAATAACTTTAGCAGAAACATATACTTGTAATGACGAGTTTATGAACCCTACCAAAGCTTATCGCCTATTAGGAAAATATCTGCAGCCCAGCTTCAAAAAATACCGGCAGCCCAGCTTCAAAAACCTTAATTGTGTGGTACCGACTAAGATAGGACATGCTACTGCAACACATGTATGCCATAAAGCTGCATAGGCTTTTCTACAAAGCAGTCAAAGCTAGGCCATGCTACTGCAACACATTTGCCATAATCCCTGTTCATATGCAAGGCTCTGAACTCCATGTGCAGTACTAATGTGTACACATCCACAGAATTGAATAGGGACCACGACCATTGCAGGGCCCGGCTAAACTTTATTCAAGAACAAAAGCTTGAAGAACATTACTGTGCCCATAtctcaaaaaaatgtaaatcattcaAAGACAGATGGAGAGTCAAATAGCCATAGTTACCTAGTATGATGTAGTATTGGTAGCGTACTATACTAATGACTATCCGATAATACTGCTCAAGTTATATTTACTTCACTACCTTCCAAATCAAGTGACATTTCCTAACTTGAAACTATGCCGAGTCTGCTCCAGGGGGAAGCAACTTTGTGACCAGTCACAAGATGATTGACTGGAGCAGGAACTAGTTTATGCTAGACATTTGTAAACACTGCcatgaactgcacaggcaccaggatttacatgatggtGGCATCACTGTGGTGGTAGCTCAACCAGTAAGTAGATGATAACCCTGGTTTACACTTGAAAAAAGATGGCTCCATTATTCAGGAAAGGAAGAATTGCAGGGGGAGTTCAGTGATCTCAGTGAGAATACATACATACCTGTAAATGTTAAACTTACACAGTACTAAGCATGCATGAACTTAAAGATCCCTTTATTACTTTAGTCTTCATTCACTACTTGGAGATACAGTATATTGACCTGGAATAAGAATGTGCATATCAAGGGTCAGCTTATGATGTGAATGTGCGAGTTATTGGGTCAGCGATTTACCAAATTTCCACCCCATCTTTTCACTCCCccgttttttttcctctcttctccttcttccttaaccacttgccgcccgcccaccgtcaaatgacagagggacggtgcagctctc is a window from the Aquarana catesbeiana isolate 2022-GZ linkage group LG03, ASM4218655v1, whole genome shotgun sequence genome containing:
- the LOC141133416 gene encoding uncharacterized protein isoform X1 gives rise to the protein MFHTGLHQHMMMSHTENKTYPCPECERVFAYKSQLAIHQRTHTGEKPFSCSECDRGFSSKTLLIRHEAGHIGLKPFSCFECDKSFVYKEHLICHLRTHTGEKPFRCSECDKCFSQKINLIRHQRVHTGEKPYPCSECEMCFKAKSNLMRHQKTHTGEKPYLCLECNKFFRSKQELLDHQRIHTGLRPFLCSECGKSFTTNSALTKHCMTHTGEKPFRCLECDKSFTTNSALTKHCMIHTREKLFICPQCNEGFSHRASLINQLVQAGENSYLCSKCHRYFVTEVKLISHQKFHTGEEPYLYYGYEK